One window of the Mangifera indica cultivar Alphonso unplaced genomic scaffold, CATAS_Mindica_2.1 Un_0020, whole genome shotgun sequence genome contains the following:
- the LOC123205972 gene encoding zinc finger protein CONSTANS-LIKE 2-like has protein sequence MMKEESNNDGGGNSWARVCDTCRAAASRVYCKADMAYLCAGCDAQVHTANRVASRHERVFVCEACEQAPAAFLCKADAALLCTSCDADIHSANPLARRHQRVPILSISGSPYGSRANGPTEQERIFGAAGDKDEDEEEEEEEEEAASWLLLNNPATTKNSGNNNGFLFGGEVDEYLDLVDYNDETQHVDQYNNNHQRQFGFAQKGFVGDSVVPHVQCEIKDQQQHQNNNFQLGLDYESSKAAYSYNGSISHSVSISSTNIGVVPESTTSDISISHSRPPKGTIDLFSKPPIQMPPLLIAMDRGARVLRYREKKKTRKFVKTIRYASRKAYAETRPRIKGQFAKRADVEVEVDQIFSTTLMTETGYGIVPSF, from the exons ATGATGAAAGAAGAGAGTAACAACGATGGTGGCGGGAACAGTTGGGCACGTGTGTGTGACACGTGCAGGGCGGCGGCTAGCAGGGTGTACTGCAAGGCGGACATGGCGTACTTGTGTGCAGGGTGCGACGCGCAAGTTCACACGGCGAACCGCGTGGCATCGAGGCACGAGCGTGTTTTTGTGTGCGAGGCGTGTGAGCAGGCCCCGGCTGCGTTTCTATGCAAGGCTGATGCGGCGTTGCTTTGCACTTCGTGTGATGCTGATATCCACTCGGCTAACCCGCTGGCGCGCCGTCACCAGCGTGTTCCTATTCTCTCCATCTCAGGCTCGCCCTACGGGTCACGGGCCAATGGACCCACCGAGCAAGAACGGATTTTTGGAGCGGCTGGAGATAAAGATGAGgatgaggaagaggaagaggaagaggaagaggcgGCTTCTTGGTTGTTGCTGAATAATCCTGCAACTACAAAAAATAGTGGCAATAATAACGGGTTCTTGTTTGGTGGAGAAGTTGATGAGTATTTGGATCTTGTGGACTACAATGACGAAACTCAGCATGTTGATCAGTATAATAACAATCATCAACGACAATTTGGTTTTGCTCAGAAGGGTTTTGTGGGAGATAGTGTTGTGCCTCATGTTCAATGTGAAATCAAAGATCAGCAGCAACATcagaacaataattttcaactGGGTTTGGACTATGAATCTTCAAAAGCTGCTTACAGTTACAATGGTTCAATTAGTCACAGT GTCTCAATTTCATCCACAAATATTGGTGTGGTACCGGAGTCAACAACAAGTGATATCTCGATCTCGCATTCGAGACCTCCAAAAGGGACTATAGACCTCTTCTCCAAACCTCCAATTCAAATGCCACCCCTACTTATTGCAATGGATAGAGGGGCCAGAGTGCTCAgatatagagagaaaaagaagacaagGAAGTTTGTGAAGACAATCAGGTATGCCTCGAGGAAGGCCTATGCTGAAACTAGACCCCGAATCAAGGGTCAATTTGCCAAGAGGGCAGATGTTGAAGTTGAAGTAGACCAGATTTTCTCCACTACATTAATGACAGAAACTGGATATGGCATTGTTCCTTCATTCTGA